A segment of the Mytilus trossulus isolate FHL-02 chromosome 12, PNRI_Mtr1.1.1.hap1, whole genome shotgun sequence genome:
aaacttatttttattcatgacagcgatgttcttttgttcaaccgctagctttatacagaaaatcgccgacaaataatgtgtaaattCCATAAAATCGTATCTGACAAAACCAACATTGAATACAAAATGGATGACATTTTACAATATCGGATACGATTCCGTAAACGGATAAGGGTACTTCCGGGTTTTGGCGATTCCAGACAGGTGACAAAAGACATATCTGCATGATCatgcatggtaaataaatataaacgctagaattgaaaaccaaaacatttatgttaaagaaagaaaaagcagaaaatGTTTTGTACAGAAACTCAAAACttctttttgacaaatttgaaTGTCAAAATCCAATGATACAtgacagctgggaacagtatatctatcaatatatatgttcctggtgtTAGTATAAACTTTctttatcagtgataaatgttggtTATGCATGTTAGATATTTTTAAAGTGTAAACATATTACTGCATTTTCAATGGGTATTTTGCTTCTCAAATTTGATGGGAAAAAAGCTGGAagtttcttactttattttctCAAACTTGCAACTAGATTAAATGCTACATAAATGTAAGCAAATCATATGATATATAGATTGAGTCCTTTGGGTCACTATACCCTCTcctgtttgatatttttgaaacggatgagatccccacccctcaaCCATATGCATTCATGTATGGGACTACATAactaatcaaataaaatataatgatagttcctagggtcaccccacccctcctgttttagaacttggaaacagtcgagatccccacccctaaaccatatgtATTCATGTACGGAACAATATAACTAGtgataatcaaataaaatacagGGGGAGTACCTGGGGTCATCCCACCCCTCCTGTTTGGGAACTGtgaaacagtcgagatccccacccttTACCATATAAATTCATGTATAggacaatataataaatcaaatgaaatataggggagtCCCTGGGGTTCACCACACCCCTCCtatttgagaacttggaaacagtcGGGATCCCcaactttaaattaaaccatatatattcatgtatgggacaacaGAACTAtagtatataaaatgaaatatatggagagtccttagggtcaccctactctctcctgtttgataacttggAAACAGACGAGATCCACACCCCTCAATCATATATATTCAGgtattggacaatataacaaatcaaataaaatatcgGGGTAGTCACTAGGATCAACCCACCTCCTcctgtttgaaaatttgataacggtcgagatccccacccaaGACCATACATATTCATGTATGGAACAAAAGAacttatcaaatgaaatatagggagagtccttaGGGTTACCCTACCAttcctgtttgataacttgcAAACAGATGAGATCGCTACCCCTAATCCATATATATTCtaattcatgtatgggacaatataacaaatcaaatgaaatataggggaagtcactTGGGTCACCTCACCTCCTCgtgttttgaaaacttgataacggtcgagatccccaaCCCTAAACTATATAAATTCATATGTGGGACAAAATATAGGGTTAGTCCCTAGGGTCCCTAGGGTCACCCATCCCCTCTTGTGTGtattttgagaacttgtaaaagatTGAGATACCAACTCCTAAACCATATGCATTCCtgtttgtcatttaaaaaagatattgaatgacatacaaggtCAATTTCATAGGCGTCACATATGCATATAACTTTTCTTGACCCAACCAATGTGTACTAGACTTTGCCAAATATCAGGCGACCATGGTAAAGAATAATTATGGGAGCTTTGTTTAGGAGACTTCGAAACAGTATTATGTTACAAATATATCTTGTTTAGTTCAAAATGTTATTGATGGAAAAAAATGAGTAGGTTTAAAGAATGAGTAGGTTTAAATAATTtatcttaattatattttgaattatttctggtcctataaaaaaattcattttaatatggctcattttaaagaaaacataccTTTCAAGTCTAAGAATTGACCAACGGTTTTATAATTACctgtcattttatttcaaacttagACATCGTGGACTTGGGGTGAAGCTGAggtcatttacatttactatggGCAGGTCAGTCAGACCTGCCCATTGATAACTGTAGTAGTAAAcatataagtacccggccacttctacttttattttttgtctatctgatgagttaagcctttttcaactgatttttatagttcgttcttatgttgtactgttataccactgttccaggttagggggagggttgggatcccgctaacatgtttaaccccgccacattatttatgtatgtgcctgtcccaagtcaggagcctgtagttcagtggttgtcgtttgtttatgtgtaacatatttgtttttcgttcatttttttacataaataaggccgttagttttcccgtttgaattgttttacattgtcctatcggggccttttatagctgactatgcggtatgggctttgctcattggtgaaggccgtacggtgacctatagttgttaattttgtgtcattttggtcttttgtggatagttgtctcattggcaatcataccacatcttcttttttatatttgtctgatttgtgtctcataacttttgtactgtAGAACACAAACTTAGTTTTCTTTCTTGGGTAGCAAGTCCATTCATATTTTTACAAGCTCGCACTAGAGTCAACTTGAACAactaacagtcaactaatacCAACGTTAACTAGAAAAACTGCAATCATTGCgaacttgtaaaaaaatatatttgatatatgtgtttcttttgaaaaccttgataaaatataaattatttgccctaatgattaattcattaaatgaacacaaatgtacaacatatgaatgtttaatgttttgtcttttaaattttaaaaaaaggaaacaacattgcaacagttttcaaaattatgtttgccttggtttttggttaactgcctacatCGCTTAGAGTGCGTTGATTTTTgtaatagcattaaattaacGTTAATTCCATACTTTTCATATTGGTGCTTAACGGGCTGATTTGAAAAGTTTATGACATGCTCCGATTGTTAACACATgtctttccgtaacgttatcgcatggcattccggtgatactcggcaaattcAGCCCAAAGCTTCGTTTccagtgaaaaacattacaaagtagtgtacaaaacaatgattTGGATACTGGAAAgcaaattgtgtaaaaatctaaaaaaaataactaattatttaataactgcattttttttaaaagttttaaacataatttaaaaatttacttttaaaaattttgactttttcaaacagtgttcattatatatattgttggtTATCTTTTTTTGTCGATTTGaccatattaaaatgtttttcttctctGTTGAGCATATGATCGAAAGATTTCATATCCTTAATTTGGTGTCCGACGTTCGTGAACTTTTATTTGGGAACCaagtaaaaggatcaatatatgaatctgttatttttctccattgttgaagcatatgataaaaatatcataacatgtcatttttcatatcgcatgtattatcagccctcagGCAATGCGGCTCTTGTGCTGATATTGAACCAAGGGCTGacaatacatgcgatatgaaaaatgccatgttataatctgatattattgcatattacttttgatctacattacagaaagtgattctgtaaattttatcggaaagaaaaatgataaatggATTAAcaagatctttaaaaaaaaagaaatatgaatataaatatgaatatgaatatataaaagatattccAAGTAAGGCCTACaatttacttgataaatttcCAATACACATCTATAATAAACAACAATTTAGATTAGTTCACTTTTTTTATCAGCAATTGgcttgaaatagtttaaaactttaaaaattttgattatAAGAAACCATTGTTTATTACTTTATTTCCCATCAATCATGTCTAATTcagtcatttgaatttttattagaagtgaatatatatttttgcaatcaagaaagagtccatatttcaataaaataagttttttattttgttttcgttGAAAAAGTACATTTGCAATGCCCTGTgttgaaaaatactttaaaaaattgaccAAAAGGTAATCTTCAAAGTTTAATCTTCAATGTCATATAACCTCTTTTTCGACTTACGATATGCCCCAAAAAAGaattttttagattatttttgttgacaCTTTAAAAATCTTAGCTGTTGGTCTAGATTATATGTCTTACAAGGAAAGTTGGTAACATTTACTAGAAGATTTTTTGATATgcaattttttgtgttttggaaaCATATTCAGACAGGCAACATTATTTGGATACGATATTAactgcagtttaaataaaattgtgcaaattaagagatccatattatttaatttgagctAATTTTATTCTCAAACTGGAAAAACACGTTTCCTTCAAAAGACCTGCTGTTAATTCAATTTTCAGCAATTATGCTTTATTAATGTTCATTTTTCCCCACCAttctataatatgaaattatttcaactactcttctaatctttccatgagtgatTTCCATCACTTTGAGTTTTCTGACTACAACACAGCTGTATACCACTATTTGATTCAATAATACGAATAACTCATTTTACATATTagtattaaaaaagatatatatgtgttataacttgtataatgcaaaaatacaagatataacatgtacaaaaatacctcatacatgtaataacatgtacaaaaatacctcatacatgttataacatgtacaaaatattgcttaaaaatggttttaacttgtacaatttaagataaatcttactgaagtaaaatatacatttaaattcaccaatgcatTAAGAACAGCAATAAATAGGCCAGatcgtgtttttttctgtagaggacaatgatcacaaagtttaagaaatatttgttaCATGAATTATGAtggcaaaatgtgttttaattgtatgttttatgcagtCCATCATGGCTTAAATAAGTGTGACACTATTTACTAAAAGCTTGCATTTCCTCAATGACAATTACATGAGATAGAAGTAACtaaattctttcaaaaaatttaagaacaatGCCTAataattttgagtaaaaaacCTCCCTCTCATTTTTTAGCACGCAAAGACTAAAACAATGTCTTATATGCTTACTCTGTAAAAGCAAGAGAGAACTGAACTAGTTTTCATCGGACCAcgcttcattatcaatatctttggaactactcttcaacatttttggccttcagcataacttatgtaaatttataactcaatttgtttttaacaaactATAAGATAATTGCACGAGTCGAATTTcattttgatgtatatataatatgtaatatatatcctctactttgaaagcatgtatttgtGGCCTTTGAATGTTGTCTACtccatggtcgggttgttgtcttttaggcacataccccatttccattcccaatttgATTTGTCGACACATCTATCCTGGCCATCCTCTTTTGTCTTTTAGTGTCTAAACTagaataaaagtattttactattgccttcaaagtggacactcacaattataattcatcaaataaagatatatccATAGATAGTCATAAGAGGATTATAAAAAATATCGTATGACATGTCTAAGGAATGCTTCGTAATACCAACCCCTGGACATTAcctgtatcaaaaaaggacaaaacacacaaacatgaaggaattataaaaaaattataaaaatattagtgAGGTTAATAACATCTATTGcaataatagaaacatatcctttttttcggtttttgtacaagttaaaccatttttaagcaatatgttgtacaggttataacatgtacgaggtacttttgtacatgttataatttgtatttttgcattatacaagttataacatgtacaatatttttgtacaggttataaactgtacaaaatcgcaattTGTACAcgagaaatatatacaaaaaaatgtttagtctGTTTAAATATCAGATGTATTTGAAGGAGGCTAAGAAACATGTGTAATGCAAGTTTTAGCTGTTACTCCTGTTTCGATttgagtacaaatacagctgatgtttaaaaataataaaaaatatattgtttgtgcTCTGAAAGACAGAAAAACTcacattttttgcatttttttttatttaaaagccCCTGATGCCTTCGTagtaatataacaataaaaaattcaGCAAAACAAGAATCTCaaatggtcaacaataatacatcgctcaaAGTGAATAATAGTCTATTATAACATTACAAATAATGAcaacagtaaaaacaactaACAAAACATTCTCcgatttaaaacatttaaagaaatgCTTGAAAACTATCAGAATGTATAAAAGTAATCGTTAGCTCACATACGCTCAAGCAATATCTAATGTTGATGTACAGATAATATATTGTCTTCCTTTTAGCGTATAATAATTATTCTcttacaataacaaaatatttctatagACTTTTCTTTACCATCTTTTCCATAACATCTGGTCTTATAGTTAAAGTCaaaagaaacctcaaattaaaaaaaaaataatgcacaTGTATTTTTATAACTCAACGGATAGTTTATAAAACTAgtacttatgtacatatactttttttctgaagacAATTCTTTCATCTATTcaaatttagaagaagtttacttaattttaattgcttgcttccaggaagcaatccCCCCGACATGTTTTCcatatgcaaagtgacctcagcgtgacccatctcgtaaaaatccggtgatcgcaatacgcatggatgtcctgaACATAAACTATCAtcttattgtacatgttaaacacgtgctaaATATACATGCTTTTTGTGGATTGTTGACAAACaagtgacaatcgttaaacttcggctttaaaacacgaactttaatttcCTGCCAtcttttcacaacaacacttcACCGATTGATAAAAAATGACGATTAAACGAAGTTTatgcgaaaaaaatgataaaatcgtgcaccgAAGACTAAGTTTGCAATGTTTGTATGCGTTGGTTAGAgaatttgaataatattatttttcaccggttaCTCGTTTCATAGGACCTTAAGTTTTCCTGTAATACAATTGTTAGCTCACCTGGCTTTTCGACATTACCCTAATATTCAACAGATGCTATTCTATTCAACGTCGTCTAATTCAGCAATgctattttctacaaaaaatagGAAAGCGTGGAGTAGCATAAAATGTAGTAGGTCTATACATGATTAAGAAATAAGATTTTGTATTTGACGTTAATCATTCGAATCTAACTTGTGTATTTTGAAAATCATCTGATTTTCGATCTTGGTTAGTcacaataatataaattaatatccGACAAAGCTCGTTATTTAAACCGCCAGAACATAACACTTTCAgtgtaatattttgaaaattacaaacaaaatgtaACGTAATAACATTTGTAAAGAAGTCTTACTATTCACGAGAAAATAATCTAATCACCACATTTAATAGTAAAAATCATTGTATTTTTCCTAAgaataaatttactgttttacaaaattattccgaaactattatttgtttataataatttcaacttttatttcaaGATTTGAAAAACCAATCCACCGTCATCTCCAACCGACCCCCTCCCCCACGTACCCCACCCCCAATACAACCGAAAATattgaatgatttttatttttatttcagacagATTAAAATCGAAATTCGATCAACTCGCATTTATGTTTATTGACATAATGAGACTCTTCTTGTAGTTGATTAATGGGTCGCAATTTGGTCAATTAAAGAATTTGAATAATTCCATGCCTCTATATTTATTACGGAAATCAACGCGTTTGATCACGTTTACGATTCGGTAagaactggtttttttttaaatatgtagaTAGTCTCGATCATCCAGACGCTCCATATCCTATATGTAGTAAGAACGATAACTCTGGTGTAACGAGACTAATATGTAGACGACttttcaaaaatgttgaagTATGGAAAACCACAGTTCTTTCttgcataaacaaaatatttaccaCGTGATTGTTTATTCACCGTGTACAAATGTACCGTGTATAATAGTGTATATATGACGATTTAAATGGTTCTTTGATTACCTGTATTGATGAACTCTGATATAATCGAACCATGGCACAATCGGCTTCAAAGACGTGTGATATCTGTGTAAGTGCCCCCGGTTCATGGTATTGTTTAGACTGCGAACAGCATTATTGCGAGAATTGTAAAATACTACATTCACGACAAAAACTGTCTACAAATCATCAGTTTGAGAAAGCTTCGGATTTCATCCcggaagaaaaatcaaaatgtaatgAACACAACGAGGCATTCTCTTTCGTTTGCATATCGTGTGATGTTCCTGTTTGTGGATGCTGCATAACCGCGAAACACAACGGGCATAAACTTTCTCAATTCAAAGACATCATTGTACAGCTGAAAtctaaaagaaaacaagaaattttgacaaagttaCAAAAAACAAGTGGAAACGTATCTGAGTTGGAGAAAGCCtgtttatcatttaattatCAAGTCGAAACTGGTATTAGATCAGCAAAAGAAGAAAGtgacaaaattaaatctatGGTTGACCAGTATACTGCTTACAAAATTGTATCCATTCAGGAACAAGCACGAAAAGAGAGCGAACGATTAGCAGCCATACTTTCCGATCATAAAATAGCTTTTGAAAATGCAAACGCTTTAAATATCAGGAAATCAAGTATTGAAAAGCAAAGTCGATATGATGGAAGTTTGATGAAGATGTTGAAAACCTTGAATGAAGATATTGATAAACTCGAGATTTATCCCCTTCCGGAATTTCCATCAGCTACCTACACCCCAAAGGAAGtcaatgaaaatgatatttccCAACTCTTAGGGAGGTTTGAACTATGCAGCATTGCAACAGAAACATTTATAGAAAACGAAAGTAGGCCACTAGAACATGCAGAGGTAAGACAAAGCGGTAAAGTTTTCAAATGTAATAAATGTGGGAAGCAAAAGATACGAATCGACAATGAATCTTATCATGTTAATCATTTTATGTGCTGCCATATGTCCATGGaaagacataaatataaataaactttttttaaatatcacaatGATCAGAACGAAGTTACATCACGATGATCGATGAACACAAAAAGTCcgagttaaataaaaaaaaaaaaacactttttgttGTGAGTCATGCATAATGTGAGggtttgtatattaaaaaaaagaacaattattttaattctatattttGTACCCATTATTTTCTAAACGCATGTACTTGTGAGTCACTTGTGTTTATTCGACAtacatttatgttttgtataaaactatattaaaaaaGGCCATAAACAAGACCTATGACTGTAAACCCTGTCACGACCGTCTGATAAAAATGAAATCGATGTTGTTCAACGTGAAGTAAGAAAATATTCAACATGTGTTTAGATCAagctaattttatatttatcattattgtacaaacaaaaataatgtataatagTTTCATGGAAAAATTAACCTCTTACATTATATATTGAGGAATTTActtaactttttgttttatattttatcagttACTGTagttattttccttttgttgttttttgtaaaatattgaattgctaGGTATGAATTAATGCATTTCCTCGACTATTTAACAATCATGCAGGAATTTTAACAACTGTTCTGTTTTCGTGTAAAACAAATGACCATATCAATAAGAGAAATTGGTCTGAATAAATATCTAGTGGAGTAGTCAGGCAACAATGAATACTTTCTTTCAGCAAAAAGAATGATTGATCCATGGTTTAAATTTTCAGtggcatttattttatattgaaacagaTTGGAGGCTGTAGCCTACCTTTAACAAGCGCATTGTTTAACTTTTGCGGACAGTTTTCTGatatcatttaaaatcataacaCAATAGACAACTTCCTTTCCATGATGAACAAGGAGttgtaaaagtataattttatattgtaggAGTTATTCTTATAAAATCTTATAACTGATAATATGCACCTAACAAATATATCCTACAATCAAATGACTATCAGACAGATTCTTGATGAACTGTTATAGTGAAGGAATAATTTTACTAGTCaaggaaataaattaaaaaaaggtgtatttaaacaattaaatgtagagaaatgaaaaaaaaccttttattaaacatgttaaagaaattcattaaaattcaaaaatttatctTCCTTatctaaaaagtttaaaacaaattgttgtaaaacctGATAGTTTTAAATAGTATATATAGTACTTAGCTAccctttttaaattgtatatttaaatacacTGATTAACATAACTGTTATGATTTATGTGTGTGTTTGCGTTTTGTAAGATGCATGATAAATATTCTCGTCGTATGTAATCAATGCAcgttattgtaaaatatttttggaaataaacatttatgtattgtaaaacatttatttttgtttgttttttcccATATTTATTGATtgtacatttgcattttttttagattgtgaTAAGTTAATAaagtatttaaagtttaaactgtTTTCGTTTCATTTAGACTATTTAACGTTACACATTGGACATGCGTCGTCATTCAGCAGATAATCTAAAATCAGTAAAAGCTGTGGTCATCATTCCTGTATTCTTAGCAGATCTGATCCTGTAACAGTATACTAGAAAGATAGATGTAACACAACGAGGGACGTAAAGGGAGCAAAATATCATAAACCGTCCGGATCACCCCACATTTTTGGTGGGGTCCGTATTGTTCAGTCTTCAGTTTTCCTGTGTactgttttgtgtactgttggtttttctttttaaccCATGCCGTTGTCAATTAACCTTCCAATTATGAGAAAGAATGCCCCTTTAGTATTTTTCGCCTCTCGTCAATGTGCAATAGGGTCATCAACACCCTTTTTactgttttctgaaaatgacGCATTCAACGTAGGAGAAAGAGAGCagcaaacatatatatttgatttgcaCGATTAAATTGCAGGAGCAATGATTTAGGAAAACAACAGGTGTCATGGGCAAGAACATACTATTGCTCTTTTACAATACAGTAGTCTACACAAAGATATATCACCCTCTGAAAACACAGCtactttatttatacttttttcgTACCACTTTCTTACACAATTTCGATGATCATGAAATAACATCTAAAGATAATTGATACCATTTGATAAAGTGATGTATCAGTATTAATGTTGCAGTCAATAtgagtttttcattaaaatcgaGAACACCAGAAACCACTCATTTTGATTACTTAATTATTCAAAGGACACgagaagttaaccaatcaaatttctgcccttattttatctgtgtacaaggtttagtcaccatgtaacctcaagattacaaagtTTTCTATAGAAATCTCAACTAAAAATAAtagtgttttgaaatacccaagacaaaaagttttttttttgtgatgacaTTAATTGTcaatgatattgttatatttataaatttactgtttacaaatttttgaatattttaaaatactaaggcttttctacctcaggcatatatgACCGTagctgtttttggcaaaactttaagaaatcatggttctcaatgctcttcaacctcgTTATgtgtttggcctttttaactcttctggatttgagcgtcactgatgagtcttttgtagacgaaacgcgcgtctggcgtatatactttatttagtcctagtatctatgatgatttgaTTTATGACGCAGAAATgtttttactgcaataaaatgtaggattaataacctacaactgtcaaattcaagggaatatttttttcgacctactttcgtatataaccggatgtgacgtgccatgatttggtggtattacacctaa
Coding sequences within it:
- the LOC134693386 gene encoding protein wech-like; the protein is MAQSASKTCDICVSAPGSWYCLDCEQHYCENCKILHSRQKLSTNHQFEKASDFIPEEKSKCNEHNEAFSFVCISCDVPVCGCCITAKHNGHKLSQFKDIIVQLKSKRKQEILTKLQKTSGNVSELEKACLSFNYQVETGIRSAKEESDKIKSMVDQYTAYKIVSIQEQARKESERLAAILSDHKIAFENANALNIRKSSIEKQSRYDGSLMKMLKTLNEDIDKLEIYPLPEFPSATYTPKEVNENDISQLLGRFELCSIATETFIENESRPLEHAEVRQSGKVFKCNKCGKQKIRIDNESYHVNHFMCCHMSMERHKYK